One Engystomops pustulosus chromosome 7, aEngPut4.maternal, whole genome shotgun sequence DNA window includes the following coding sequences:
- the AQP10 gene encoding aquaporin-10 isoform X2: MFITTGAVAQGVTSANTKGNFFCMYLAGAIAVVVAIYVSGGVSGGHLNPAYSLSLCVIGRFSWRKLPVYILIQMLGSFTGAAATYALYYDAIQHYTNGNLTVYGPRETASIFSTYPAPYLTIRNGFLDQVMGTAMLMIGILAICDSKNKPVPKGLEPVVVGMLVFSIGLSMGANCGYPINPSRDLGPRIFTYVAGWGADVFRAGNNWWWVPVVAPCVGGVLGSIMYQLLVEIHHPKEDTNKEEIVKDVAPEKWREIPVFTINMDSSCSHRL; the protein is encoded by the exons TTTATCACCACCGGTGCCGTGGCACAGGGCGTCACCAGCGCCAACACCAAGGGCAACTTCTTCTGTATGTACCTGGCGGGGGCCATCGCGGTCGTCGTTGCCATATATGTGTCCGGCGGAGTGTCAG GAGGGCACCTGAACCCCGCCTACTCACTCAGCCTGTGTGTGATTGGACGATTCTCATGGCGGAAATTACCTGTTTATATTCTAATTCAGATGCTGGGATCATTCACCGGTGCAGCGGCAACATATGCTCTATATTATG ATGCCATTCAGCACTACACCAATGGTAACCTGACCGTGTATGGACCTCGAGAGACGGCCTCCATATTTTCCACCTACCCAGCTCCATATCTGACCATCAGGAATGGCTTTTTGGATCAG GTGATGGGGACAGCCATGCTAATGATCGGGATCCTGGCCATCTGTGACTCCAAAAACAAACCTGTCCCTAAAGGATTGGAACCCGTTGTAGTTGGTATGTTGGTGTTTTCCATTGGTCTGTCCATGGGAGCCAACTGTGGATATCCGATCAACCCAAGCCGGGACCTGGGGCCACGGATCTTCACCTATGTGGCTGGATGGGGGGCTGATGTATTCAG AGCTGGGAACAACTGGTGGTGGGTTCCGGTGGTGGCCCCATGTGTTGGTGGAGTCCTTGGATCAATAATGTATCAGCTCTTAGTGGAGATCCATCATCCCAAAGAAGACACCAATAAGGAGGAGATTGTGAAGGACGTTGCACCAGAGAAGTGGAGAGAAATTCCGGTTTTTACCATCAACATGGACAGTTCTTGCTCACACCGGTTATAA